A part of Streptomyces sp. NBC_01497 genomic DNA contains:
- a CDS encoding polynucleotide kinase-phosphatase, with protein MSNTESTDGPQSTDGPQSTQSTPESASAVGARRRLAVTDLSLVVLVGASGSGKSTFARRHFKPTEVIASDFCRGLVADDENDQSATKDAFEVLHYIAGKRLAAGRRTVVDATSVQPEARRQLVALAREYDVLPIAIVLDVPEEVCARRNAERPDRVGMPRRVIQRHRRELHRSLRGLEREGFRKVHILRGTAEIDAAEIVVERRYNDLTHLSGPFDIIGDVHGCSAELESLLAILGYEDGVHPAGRTAVFVGDLVDRGPDTPGVLRRVMGMVAGGTALCVPGNHENKLGRWFKGANVRHTHGLAETIEQLEKEDDAFRAEVRAFLQGLVSHYVLDGGNLVVSHAGLPEKYHGRTSGRVRSHALYGDTTGETDEFGLPVRYPWAEDYRGRAAVVYGHTPVPNTSWINNTLCLDTGAVFGGKLTALRWPEREIVDVPAERVWYEPVKPLATEAPGGREGRPLDLGDVSGRRVVETRRMARLAVREENAAAALEVMSRFAIDPQLLMYLPPTMAPAPTSGAEGWLEHPVEAFAQYRDEGVARVVCEEKHMGSRAVALVGRDADAVRERFGADGPTGAVYTRTGRPFFDDPAVTEEVLGRLRDAVIAAGLWEEFGTGWLLLDAELMPWSLKASGLLRSQYAAVGAAAGAAFPAVASAVKAAAARGVDVRALADTQRERAADAAAFTEAYRRYCWPTDGLEGVRLAPFQLLAVEGRNLAAVPHDQQLAWMDRLVEHDASGLLRTTRRLVVDTGDEESVRSGVDWWLEMTGRGGEGMVVKPLAGLAVDGKGRLLQPGLKVRGREYLRIIYGPEYTRPENLRRLRGRYLGHKRSLALREYALGLEALDRLADGEPLWRVHEAVFAVLALESEPVDPRL; from the coding sequence ATGAGCAACACGGAGAGCACGGACGGCCCGCAGAGCACGGACGGCCCGCAGAGCACGCAGAGCACACCGGAGAGTGCTTCGGCCGTCGGCGCCCGGCGGCGGCTCGCTGTCACCGACCTGTCCCTCGTCGTCCTCGTCGGGGCCAGCGGGTCGGGCAAGTCGACGTTCGCACGCCGTCACTTCAAGCCCACCGAGGTCATCGCCTCCGACTTCTGCCGGGGGCTCGTCGCGGACGACGAGAACGACCAGTCGGCGACGAAGGACGCCTTCGAGGTGCTGCACTACATCGCGGGCAAGCGGCTCGCCGCCGGCCGGCGCACCGTCGTGGACGCCACGAGTGTGCAGCCCGAGGCGCGCAGACAACTTGTCGCGCTCGCCCGGGAGTACGACGTCCTGCCCATCGCCATCGTCCTCGACGTGCCGGAAGAGGTCTGCGCGCGGCGCAACGCGGAGCGTCCCGACCGGGTCGGTATGCCCCGCCGGGTGATCCAGCGGCACCGGCGCGAACTGCACCGCTCGCTGCGCGGGCTGGAGCGCGAGGGGTTCCGCAAGGTGCACATCCTGCGCGGTACGGCGGAGATCGACGCGGCCGAGATCGTGGTGGAGCGCAGGTACAACGACCTGACCCACCTGAGCGGTCCGTTCGACATCATCGGTGACGTGCACGGCTGCTCCGCCGAGCTGGAGTCGCTGCTCGCCATCCTCGGCTACGAGGACGGTGTGCACCCCGCGGGCCGCACCGCGGTGTTCGTCGGCGACCTCGTGGACCGGGGCCCCGACACACCCGGAGTGCTGCGCCGCGTCATGGGCATGGTGGCGGGCGGTACCGCGCTGTGTGTGCCGGGCAACCACGAGAACAAACTGGGCCGCTGGTTCAAGGGCGCCAACGTGCGGCACACCCACGGTCTCGCGGAGACGATCGAACAGCTGGAGAAGGAGGACGACGCGTTCCGCGCCGAGGTGCGCGCCTTCCTCCAGGGGCTCGTCAGTCACTACGTCCTGGACGGCGGCAACCTGGTCGTCAGCCACGCGGGGCTGCCGGAGAAGTACCACGGCCGTACGTCGGGCCGGGTCCGCTCGCACGCCCTGTACGGGGACACCACCGGCGAGACCGACGAGTTCGGCCTTCCCGTGCGCTATCCGTGGGCCGAGGACTACCGGGGCCGTGCCGCCGTGGTCTACGGGCACACCCCGGTGCCGAACACCTCGTGGATCAACAACACCCTCTGCCTGGACACCGGCGCGGTGTTCGGCGGGAAGCTGACCGCGCTGCGCTGGCCGGAGCGCGAGATCGTCGACGTACCGGCGGAGCGTGTCTGGTACGAGCCGGTGAAGCCGCTGGCCACCGAGGCACCGGGCGGACGGGAAGGCAGGCCGCTCGACCTCGGCGACGTGAGCGGGCGGCGCGTGGTGGAGACGCGCCGCATGGCGCGGCTCGCCGTGCGTGAGGAGAACGCGGCGGCGGCGCTCGAAGTGATGAGCCGCTTCGCGATCGACCCGCAGCTGCTGATGTACCTGCCGCCGACCATGGCGCCGGCCCCGACGTCGGGCGCCGAGGGCTGGCTGGAGCACCCGGTGGAGGCGTTCGCGCAGTACCGCGACGAGGGTGTGGCCCGGGTGGTGTGCGAGGAGAAGCACATGGGTTCGCGCGCGGTGGCGCTCGTCGGCCGGGACGCGGACGCGGTGCGGGAGCGGTTCGGCGCGGACGGGCCGACGGGCGCGGTGTACACGAGGACCGGACGGCCGTTCTTCGATGACCCGGCCGTGACGGAGGAGGTGCTCGGCCGGCTGCGGGACGCGGTCATCGCCGCCGGACTGTGGGAGGAGTTCGGCACGGGCTGGCTGCTGCTGGACGCCGAGTTGATGCCGTGGTCGCTGAAGGCCTCCGGTTTGCTGCGTTCGCAGTACGCGGCCGTCGGTGCCGCGGCGGGAGCGGCCTTCCCCGCGGTGGCGTCCGCCGTCAAGGCCGCTGCCGCCCGGGGCGTGGACGTGCGGGCGCTGGCGGACACGCAGCGCGAGCGCGCCGCGGACGCGGCCGCGTTCACGGAGGCGTACCGCCGCTACTGCTGGCCGACGGACGGCCTGGAGGGGGTACGGCTCGCGCCGTTCCAGCTGCTGGCCGTCGAGGGGCGCAACCTCGCCGCCGTACCGCACGACCAGCAGCTCGCCTGGATGGACCGGCTCGTGGAGCACGACGCGAGCGGGCTGCTGCGGACGACCCGGCGCCTGGTGGTGGACACCGGGGACGAGGAGTCGGTGCGCTCCGGGGTCGACTGGTGGCTGGAGATGACCGGGCGTGGCGGTGAGGGCATGGTCGTCAAGCCGCTCGCGGGCCTCGCGGTGGACGGGAAGGGCCGGCTGCTCCAGCCGGGCCTGAAGGTGCGCGGCCGGGAGTACCTGCGGATCATCTACGGCCCGGAGTACACGCGTCCGGAGAACCTGCGGCGGCTGCGCGGCCGGTATCTCGGGCACAAGCGCTCCCTCGCGCTGCGCGAGTACGCGCTGGGCCTTGAGGCGCTGGACCGGCTCGCCGACGGGGAGCCGCTGTGGCGCGTGCACGAGGCGGTCTTCGCGGTGCTCGCCCTGGAGTCCGAGCCGGTCGACCCCAGGCTGTAG
- a CDS encoding 3' terminal RNA ribose 2'-O-methyltransferase Hen1, which translates to MFLTISTTGTSERPATDLSFLLHKHPDRAQTFSTTHGTAHVFYPEATAERCTAALLLQVDPAALLKRGRAKGRDSSPDVALAHYVNDRPYAASSLLAVALSSVFRTALRGDCRTMPERAASPLPLRIEVPAVSARGGAELVKRLFEPLGWTAVTAEPVVLDEQFPEWGDSRYVQLTLEGEVRLSDALRQLYVLLPVLDGAKHYWVAPDEVDKLLRAGEGWLADHPERGLIALRYLSRRMRLTQQATERLELVRLADADDIEVESLDNAVEETPEADRLDTESGTDAHAQPDRATDMDTGPGAGGLDTAGVKVSGTPGEPATPGTAEAEAEAGGREPSLARQRRDAILGALESARAATVLDLGCGEGRLVQVLLKVPGITHVTGVDVSVRALAIAARKLKVDRMSERQAARVTLTQGALTYTDKRLAGRDAAVLSEVIEHLDLPRLPALEYAVFGAARPRTVVVTTPNAEYNVRWETLPAGHVRHADHRFEWRRSEFREWAERVALRHGYDVAFTSVGPEDPEVGAPTQMAVFTMTAKDAKDAKDAKETA; encoded by the coding sequence GTGTTTCTGACGATCTCGACCACCGGCACTTCTGAGCGTCCCGCGACGGACCTGAGCTTTCTGCTGCACAAGCATCCCGACCGCGCGCAGACGTTCTCCACGACCCACGGCACGGCCCACGTGTTCTACCCCGAGGCGACCGCTGAGCGGTGCACCGCGGCGCTGCTGCTCCAGGTGGATCCGGCCGCACTCCTGAAGCGCGGGCGGGCCAAGGGCCGCGACTCCTCGCCGGACGTGGCGCTCGCGCACTACGTCAACGACCGCCCCTACGCGGCCTCCTCACTTCTCGCGGTGGCTCTGAGCTCGGTGTTCAGGACCGCGCTGCGCGGCGACTGCCGGACGATGCCGGAGCGGGCCGCGAGCCCGCTGCCGCTGCGGATCGAGGTGCCCGCGGTGTCCGCGCGTGGCGGTGCGGAGCTGGTGAAGCGGCTGTTCGAGCCGCTCGGCTGGACAGCGGTGACCGCCGAACCCGTCGTACTGGACGAGCAGTTCCCCGAGTGGGGCGACTCGCGGTACGTCCAGCTCACGCTGGAGGGCGAGGTGCGCCTGTCGGACGCCCTGCGCCAGTTGTACGTACTGCTTCCGGTGCTGGACGGCGCCAAGCACTACTGGGTGGCACCCGACGAGGTGGACAAGCTGCTGCGCGCGGGCGAGGGCTGGCTCGCGGACCACCCCGAGCGGGGACTGATCGCGCTGCGCTATCTGTCGCGCCGCATGCGGCTCACCCAGCAGGCCACCGAGCGACTCGAACTCGTGCGGCTGGCCGACGCGGACGACATCGAGGTGGAGTCCCTGGACAACGCCGTCGAGGAGACGCCGGAGGCCGACCGGCTCGACACGGAAAGCGGCACGGACGCGCACGCGCAGCCGGACAGGGCGACAGATATGGACACAGGCCCGGGCGCCGGCGGCTTGGACACCGCCGGGGTGAAGGTTTCCGGGACCCCCGGGGAGCCGGCGACACCCGGTACGGCAGAGGCAGAGGCAGAGGCCGGGGGACGGGAGCCCTCGTTGGCGCGGCAGCGGCGCGACGCGATCCTCGGGGCGCTGGAGAGCGCGCGGGCGGCGACCGTACTGGACCTCGGATGCGGGGAAGGACGCTTGGTGCAAGTCCTGTTGAAGGTTCCGGGCATCACGCACGTCACCGGCGTCGATGTGTCGGTGCGCGCTCTGGCCATCGCCGCCCGCAAGCTGAAAGTCGACCGCATGAGCGAGCGCCAGGCGGCACGGGTGACGCTGACGCAGGGCGCGCTGACGTACACCGACAAGCGGCTCGCCGGCAGGGACGCTGCGGTGCTCAGCGAGGTGATCGAGCACCTCGACCTGCCACGGCTCCCGGCGCTGGAGTACGCGGTGTTCGGTGCGGCCCGGCCCCGGACGGTCGTCGTGACCACTCCGAACGCCGAGTACAACGTGCGGTGGGAGACCCTGCCGGCCGGACACGTACGCCACGCGGACCACCGGTTCGAGTGGCGCAGGAGCGAGTTCCGGGAGTGGGCGGAGCGGGTGGCGCTCCGGCACGGGTACGACGTGGCGTTCACGTCCGTGGGGCCCGAGGACCCCGAGGTCGGGGCCCCGACCCAGATGGCGGTGTTCACCATGACGGCGAAGGACGCGAAGGACGCGAAGGACGCGAAGGAAACGGCATGA
- the mmuM gene encoding homocysteine S-methyltransferase, whose product MRPVRPLSTALAEGTVVLDGGLSNQLAAQGADLSGELWSARLLADDPGLITEAHTAYVRAGARVLITASYQATFEGFARRGLGRARTARLLGRSVELARAAAETVGDEVWVAASVGPYGAMLADGAEYRGRYGLTVGELTRFHRPRIEALVAARPDVLALETVADVDEAEALLAAARGTGVPVWLSYTVAGGRTRAGQSLAEAFALVAGDDQVIAVGVNCCEPDEADLAVVTAAEVTGKPVVVYPNSGERWDAVADGYRGPATFDAPRARGWRAAGARLVGGCCRVGPDTIAALGAAPGTSER is encoded by the coding sequence GTGCGGCCCGTCCGACCGCTGTCCACCGCCCTCGCCGAAGGCACCGTCGTCCTGGACGGCGGGCTGTCGAACCAGCTGGCTGCCCAAGGGGCGGACCTGTCAGGCGAGTTGTGGTCCGCGCGACTGCTCGCCGACGACCCCGGCCTGATCACCGAGGCGCACACGGCCTATGTGCGCGCGGGCGCACGAGTGCTGATCACCGCCAGCTACCAGGCCACCTTCGAGGGGTTCGCGCGGCGCGGCCTCGGGCGGGCGCGGACGGCGCGACTGCTGGGCCGCAGCGTGGAGCTGGCGCGAGCGGCGGCCGAAACCGTGGGGGACGAGGTATGGGTGGCGGCCTCCGTCGGACCCTACGGCGCCATGCTCGCGGACGGCGCCGAGTACCGGGGGCGGTACGGGCTGACGGTCGGGGAGCTGACCCGGTTCCACCGGCCGAGGATCGAGGCGCTCGTCGCGGCCCGGCCCGACGTCCTCGCGCTGGAGACCGTCGCGGATGTCGACGAGGCGGAGGCGCTGCTCGCCGCCGCGCGGGGCACCGGGGTGCCGGTGTGGCTCTCGTACACCGTGGCGGGTGGCCGGACACGGGCCGGGCAGTCACTCGCCGAGGCGTTCGCGCTGGTTGCCGGGGACGATCAGGTGATCGCCGTCGGCGTGAACTGCTGTGAGCCCGATGAGGCGGACCTCGCCGTCGTGACGGCGGCCGAGGTCACCGGCAAGCCGGTCGTCGTGTATCCCAACAGCGGCGAAAGGTGGGACGCGGTGGCGGATGGGTACCGGGGGCCCGCCACGTTCGACGCGCCCAGGGCCCGCGGGTGGCGGGCGGCGGGGGCCCGTCTGGTGGGCGGCTGCTGCCGGGTCGGGCCGGACACCATCGCCGCTCTCGGCGCGGCACCGGGCACCTCGGAGCGATGA
- a CDS encoding LLM class F420-dependent oxidoreductase, translating into MDLRIFTEPQQGATYDTVLRIAKATEDLGFDAFFRSDHYLRMGDVDGLPGPTDAWITLAGLARETRRIRLGTLVTAATFRLPGVLAIQVAQVDQMSGGRVELGIGAGWFEEEHAAYGIPFPDDRFARLEEQLDVVTGLWATEAGKTFSYEGEHFRLTDSPALPKPTQPKPPVIIGGHGAKRTPRLAARYADEFNMPFASIKQTEEQFGRVRAAARKADRAADDLVYSNALVICVGRDDAEVARRAAFLGREVAELKENGLAGSPAEVVDKIGRYAAVGSSRFYLQAMDMTDLDHLELIASQVAPQLD; encoded by the coding sequence ATGGATCTTCGTATCTTCACCGAACCCCAGCAGGGCGCCACCTACGACACCGTCCTGCGTATCGCCAAGGCCACCGAGGACCTCGGCTTCGACGCCTTCTTCCGCTCGGACCACTACCTGCGCATGGGCGATGTCGACGGGCTCCCGGGGCCCACGGACGCCTGGATCACCCTCGCCGGCCTCGCGCGGGAGACCCGGCGGATCCGGCTCGGCACGCTGGTGACGGCGGCGACGTTCCGGCTGCCGGGCGTCCTCGCCATCCAGGTCGCGCAGGTCGACCAGATGTCCGGCGGCCGGGTCGAACTGGGAATCGGCGCGGGCTGGTTCGAAGAGGAGCACGCGGCGTACGGCATTCCGTTCCCCGACGACCGGTTCGCCCGGCTGGAGGAGCAACTGGACGTGGTGACCGGGCTGTGGGCCACCGAGGCGGGCAAGACGTTCTCGTACGAGGGCGAGCACTTCCGGCTGACCGACTCGCCCGCGCTGCCCAAGCCCACCCAGCCCAAGCCGCCGGTGATCATCGGCGGACACGGGGCGAAGCGCACCCCGCGACTCGCCGCCCGGTACGCGGACGAGTTCAACATGCCGTTCGCCTCGATCAAGCAGACCGAGGAGCAGTTCGGCCGGGTACGCGCGGCGGCCCGGAAGGCCGACCGGGCCGCCGACGACCTTGTCTACTCCAACGCACTCGTGATCTGTGTGGGCAGGGACGACGCGGAGGTGGCCCGCCGGGCCGCGTTCCTCGGCAGGGAGGTGGCCGAGCTCAAGGAGAACGGCCTCGCCGGCTCGCCCGCCGAGGTCGTCGACAAGATCGGCCGGTACGCGGCCGTCGGGTCGAGCCGGTTCTACCTCCAGGCGATGGACATGACCGACCTGGACCATCTGGAACTGATCGCGTCGCAGGTCGCGCCCCAGCTCGACTGA
- a CDS encoding DUF6099 family protein — protein MDAVRIAEAGRDALAVSGSTAEVVAEAWQAHALAQAIGDRLATGLPRPACSAARQLAEAGERGRGPADHPALRAAGGIRAAALSGPMDACAALTVLGTLLEEIGAALVLLATVADDAWVYWQCMEAIDAAADSGERAAELLRLLGTRERDGPGPPGRPPGAC, from the coding sequence ATGGACGCGGTACGGATCGCGGAGGCGGGCCGCGACGCGCTCGCGGTGAGCGGCAGCACGGCCGAGGTGGTCGCTGAGGCGTGGCAGGCACACGCACTGGCACAGGCGATCGGGGACCGGCTGGCGACCGGTCTGCCGCGTCCGGCGTGCTCGGCGGCGCGTCAGCTCGCGGAGGCGGGGGAGCGGGGGCGCGGCCCCGCCGACCATCCCGCCCTGCGCGCCGCGGGCGGGATCAGGGCCGCCGCGCTTTCCGGCCCGATGGACGCGTGCGCCGCGCTGACGGTGCTCGGAACGCTGCTGGAGGAGATCGGTGCCGCGCTCGTCCTGCTCGCCACGGTCGCGGACGACGCGTGGGTGTACTGGCAGTGCATGGAGGCGATCGACGCGGCCGCCGACTCGGGCGAGCGGGCGGCGGAGCTGCTGCGGCTGCTCGGGACCCGGGAGCGGGACGGCCCGGGTCCGCCGGGCCGGCCGCCGGGGGCCTGCTGA
- a CDS encoding nucleotide pyrophosphohydrolase, whose product MDGSTDGGTGTTRGTGPDGLDVPELQRRLTEFAAARGWEQYHTPKNLVAALSVEASELLEIFQWLTPEQSAAIMSDPRAAHSVEDEVADVLAYLLQFCVVLGIDPLAALAAKIERNETRFPPTAP is encoded by the coding sequence ATGGACGGGAGTACGGACGGGGGCACGGGGACGACGCGGGGGACGGGGCCGGACGGCCTCGATGTGCCGGAGCTGCAGCGCCGGTTGACGGAGTTCGCCGCCGCGCGCGGCTGGGAGCAGTACCACACGCCGAAGAATCTCGTCGCCGCGCTGAGCGTGGAGGCATCCGAACTGCTGGAGATCTTCCAGTGGCTGACGCCGGAACAGTCGGCCGCGATCATGTCGGACCCCCGGGCCGCACACAGCGTGGAGGACGAGGTCGCCGACGTGCTCGCGTACCTGCTCCAGTTCTGTGTGGTGCTGGGGATCGACCCGCTGGCGGCGCTCGCCGCGAAGATCGAGCGCAATGAGACACGGTTCCCGCCCACGGCGCCTTGA
- a CDS encoding cell division protein SepF produces MNRYDEYDVTDEQWQGLAQVVPLRNRDMWPSRVDHRTASQEVTEEHRRFVVLRVQIFADAREVAEHLMAQIPVLLDLTAADTDVAKRILDFSSGVVFGLGCGMHRVDRNVFLLAPVGTEVEGTPAAAVPGT; encoded by the coding sequence GTGAACAGGTACGACGAGTACGACGTGACCGACGAGCAGTGGCAGGGCCTGGCCCAGGTCGTACCGCTGCGCAACCGCGACATGTGGCCTTCGCGGGTCGACCACCGCACCGCATCCCAGGAAGTGACGGAGGAACACCGCCGCTTCGTGGTGCTGCGGGTACAGATCTTCGCGGACGCGCGGGAGGTCGCCGAGCACCTGATGGCGCAGATCCCCGTGCTCCTCGACCTGACGGCGGCCGACACGGACGTCGCGAAGCGGATCCTGGACTTCAGCAGCGGCGTCGTGTTCGGACTGGGCTGCGGGATGCACCGGGTGGACCGGAACGTCTTCCTGCTGGCGCCCGTCGGCACGGAGGTCGAGGGGACGCCCGCCGCGGCGGTGCCCGGCACGTGA